In Candidatus Binatia bacterium, a single window of DNA contains:
- a CDS encoding FAD-dependent oxidoreductase, producing MTAGPDTNRRTFLKAVGGALGSAALPLGSIAAGAAEPAAPDVIVIGGGFAGVTAARELRHAGFRVLLLEARNRLGGRTFAVPVGDEIFELGGTWIHSTQPHVWAEANRYGLELIETPDGLPERILWWDGTRAKEAGLLDMRPLVGAALCASADDAAPDMPLPVLETFAALDLLMSRFHAEASTALPRPFDPFFSDAWQALDHLSVRDRLTAMDLAADERALLEGVLGASAHGAFQEAGLVDMLRWWALSGGDLQRYSDSVARYRFRDGTSSLIDAMIADAAPDVRLQTPVVRVVQTEDGVAVTTAAHETVRARAVIAALPLNVLAQIEFSPSLDPLKVAAARERHAGAGVKAYIRVRGELPRMLALAPETEPFSTIMTAHGGKDGGVLIAFGTDPRKIDVHAVSAVQAEVRRYLPQAEVIETFAYDWHLDPYARGTWCIFRKEQITKYLAALRAPAGRVYFAGGDFALGWRGFIDGAIESGTRTAHEVIDRLHDRPQRRSRAAVHGGAGEAAHGATAFGPCAVCHPTDASGRSGAGPNLRGVVGRKAASDPSFAYSEALRARGATWTETELDAFLADPQAYAPGTTMSFAGLKDPAARAAVIRVLLGGK from the coding sequence ATGACTGCAGGACCTGACACCAATCGTCGCACTTTCCTCAAAGCCGTGGGCGGCGCGCTGGGCAGCGCTGCCCTGCCGCTCGGTTCGATCGCCGCCGGCGCCGCCGAACCCGCTGCCCCGGACGTCATTGTGATCGGTGGCGGATTCGCAGGGGTGACCGCCGCTCGCGAGCTGCGGCATGCCGGGTTTCGAGTTCTGCTCCTCGAGGCGCGTAACCGGCTCGGCGGGCGCACCTTTGCCGTACCCGTCGGCGACGAGATTTTCGAACTCGGGGGCACGTGGATCCATTCGACGCAACCGCACGTCTGGGCCGAGGCCAACCGCTACGGCCTCGAACTCATAGAGACACCCGATGGCCTCCCGGAGCGTATCCTCTGGTGGGACGGGACGCGGGCGAAGGAAGCCGGGCTGCTCGACATGCGCCCACTCGTCGGTGCCGCTCTGTGTGCGAGTGCGGACGACGCCGCCCCGGACATGCCGCTCCCCGTGCTGGAAACCTTCGCGGCGCTCGACCTGCTGATGTCTCGTTTCCATGCGGAAGCCAGTACCGCTCTCCCACGGCCATTCGATCCGTTCTTCTCCGACGCATGGCAGGCCCTCGACCATTTGTCGGTCCGCGACCGTCTCACCGCGATGGACCTCGCCGCGGACGAGCGCGCGCTACTGGAGGGGGTTCTCGGCGCCAGTGCGCACGGTGCTTTTCAAGAGGCCGGGCTCGTCGACATGCTCCGCTGGTGGGCGCTCTCCGGTGGCGATCTGCAGCGCTACTCGGACAGCGTGGCGCGGTATCGGTTTCGTGACGGCACCTCCAGCCTGATCGATGCGATGATCGCCGACGCGGCTCCGGACGTGCGCCTGCAAACGCCGGTGGTGCGGGTGGTGCAGACCGAGGACGGGGTCGCCGTTACGACCGCCGCGCACGAGACGGTACGCGCTCGCGCGGTTATCGCGGCGTTGCCGCTGAACGTCCTCGCGCAGATCGAGTTCTCCCCGTCACTCGATCCGCTGAAGGTTGCCGCCGCTCGGGAACGGCACGCCGGCGCCGGCGTGAAAGCGTACATTCGCGTGCGCGGCGAGCTGCCACGCATGCTCGCCCTCGCGCCCGAGACCGAGCCGTTCTCGACGATCATGACGGCGCACGGCGGCAAGGACGGCGGCGTCCTGATCGCCTTCGGCACCGATCCGCGGAAGATCGACGTCCATGCCGTATCGGCCGTGCAGGCGGAGGTAAGGCGTTATCTCCCGCAGGCCGAGGTGATCGAGACGTTCGCATACGACTGGCACCTCGACCCGTACGCCCGCGGAACGTGGTGTATCTTCCGGAAGGAGCAGATTACGAAGTATCTTGCGGCGCTGCGCGCCCCGGCCGGGCGGGTTTACTTCGCCGGCGGCGACTTTGCGCTCGGGTGGCGCGGGTTCATTGACGGGGCGATCGAAAGCGGCACGCGGACCGCCCACGAGGTGATCGACCGCCTCCACGACCGACCGCAGCGCCGGTCGCGCGCGGCCGTGCACGGTGGGGCAGGCGAGGCTGCCCACGGGGCGACCGCCTTCGGGCCGTGCGCGGTCTGCCACCCGACCGATGCCTCCGGGCGCAGCGGCGCCGGACCGAACTTGCGCGGAGTGGTCGGCCGCAAAGCTGCCAGCGATCCGTCCTTTGCTTACTCCGAGGCGCTGCGCGCACGCGGCGCGACGTGGACGGAGACGGAGCTCGACGCCTTTCTCGCCGATCCGCAGGCCTACGCTCCGGGAACAACCATGTCCTTCGCGGGGCTGAAGGATCCTGCCGCGCGGGCCGCGGTGATTCGGGTGCTGCTCGGAGGGAAGTGA
- a CDS encoding DUF1501 domain-containing protein encodes MVTRREFFRYLAAASAATAGFALSNPLRPRLRMARAAVGKTLVVVFQRGGCDGLNTVIPYGDPNYAGLRPTIGIAPPSAGDPASAVDLDGFFGLHPGLAALAPIHAEGHLAVLPAVQYPDASQSHFDSQLFIESAAVSKTLDGWLNRHLVTVPQPAALRAVGFGAELPDALRGQAVVSAFNDITDFTLGLPDGEEDVLLADLGRIYSQQPDDTKAYRTLVQNSGRVVINDLAVLSEVDPRSYVPANGAVYPNSTFGTQLRQVAQLVKVGLGLEIAALSIGGWDTHTDQGGGQTNGQQSRRHQDFARGIAALYADLGPMMQDVVVLTMTEFGRTARENDNRGTDHGHAGAWFVAGHAVRGGMYGAWPGLGTAQMVRGRYLDHSLDFRDVMGDVLTRHMGNTDLATLLPGHTYTPVGFMA; translated from the coding sequence ATGGTAACGCGACGTGAGTTCTTCCGCTACTTGGCGGCCGCCTCGGCGGCGACCGCCGGCTTCGCACTGAGCAATCCCTTGCGTCCACGCCTCCGCATGGCACGCGCAGCGGTCGGCAAGACGCTCGTCGTTGTCTTCCAGCGCGGGGGTTGCGACGGGCTGAACACGGTAATCCCGTACGGGGATCCGAACTACGCCGGCCTCAGACCGACCATCGGCATCGCACCGCCCTCGGCGGGCGACCCGGCCTCGGCAGTCGACCTCGACGGCTTCTTCGGCCTCCATCCCGGCCTCGCGGCGCTCGCGCCGATCCACGCCGAGGGTCACCTCGCCGTGCTGCCGGCGGTACAATACCCGGATGCCTCGCAGTCGCATTTCGACAGTCAGCTCTTCATCGAAAGCGCGGCCGTCTCGAAGACCCTCGACGGCTGGCTGAATCGGCATCTCGTCACCGTCCCACAACCCGCCGCGCTGCGCGCGGTCGGCTTCGGCGCGGAACTGCCCGACGCGCTGCGCGGGCAGGCGGTGGTGTCGGCGTTCAACGACATCACCGACTTTACGCTCGGATTGCCGGATGGGGAGGAAGACGTCCTGCTCGCCGATCTCGGCCGAATCTACAGCCAGCAACCGGACGACACCAAAGCCTACCGCACGCTGGTCCAAAACAGCGGCCGGGTCGTCATCAACGACCTCGCCGTCCTGAGCGAAGTCGACCCACGCAGCTATGTGCCCGCCAACGGGGCCGTCTATCCGAACTCAACCTTCGGGACCCAGCTTCGACAGGTGGCACAGCTCGTCAAGGTGGGCCTCGGATTGGAGATCGCCGCGCTGAGCATCGGCGGCTGGGACACGCACACGGACCAAGGTGGCGGACAGACGAACGGCCAGCAATCGCGCCGTCACCAGGATTTTGCGCGCGGGATCGCCGCGCTCTATGCGGATCTCGGCCCGATGATGCAGGATGTCGTCGTACTCACGATGACCGAGTTCGGGCGCACCGCACGCGAGAACGACAATCGCGGCACCGATCACGGCCACGCCGGCGCCTGGTTCGTTGCCGGGCACGCGGTCCGCGGCGGGATGTACGGCGCATGGCCCGGTCTCGGGACTGCGCAGATGGTGCGCGGTCGCTACCTCGATCACAGCCTCGACTTCCGCGATGTCATGGGCGACGTGCTGACGCGCCACATGGGGAATACGGACCTGGCCACGCTCCTGCCCGGGCACACGTACACGCCCGTCGGGTTCATGGCGTGA
- a CDS encoding radical SAM protein, which produces MLSTNDHDRQRAGLTYVYPVVSRRARGVSIGVNLNPNDACNWRCVYCQVPGLAFGRAPEIDLDRLERELDLMLRQARSGEWMLANVPPEARTLRDVAISGNGEPTSSRQLPEVIAIVERVLGARQLTGTLDVVLITNGSLVHHRHVRDALQRLAALGGEVWFKLDGGTDALLARLNGNPAGVRRARSNLDISARACRTWVQTMALDFGGPTLAGAEEHAYCALLNEVRAAGARLAGVRLYSQARPSLQPEAPLLRALPDDELEALGRRIATATGLQVRVSV; this is translated from the coding sequence TTGCTCTCGACCAATGACCACGATCGGCAACGAGCCGGGCTGACCTACGTCTATCCGGTGGTTTCCCGGCGCGCCCGCGGCGTATCGATCGGCGTCAATCTCAACCCCAACGATGCCTGCAATTGGCGCTGCGTGTACTGCCAGGTGCCCGGCCTCGCCTTCGGCCGGGCGCCGGAGATCGACCTCGATCGGCTCGAACGCGAACTCGATCTGATGCTGCGCCAGGCGCGCAGCGGCGAGTGGATGCTGGCCAATGTCCCTCCCGAAGCCCGCACCCTGCGCGACGTGGCGATTTCCGGTAACGGCGAGCCCACCAGTTCTCGTCAGCTACCGGAGGTCATCGCGATCGTCGAGCGGGTGCTCGGCGCGCGGCAACTCACCGGCACACTCGACGTGGTGCTGATCACCAACGGCTCTCTCGTCCACCATCGGCACGTCCGCGACGCCCTGCAGCGGCTGGCAGCCCTCGGAGGCGAGGTGTGGTTCAAACTCGACGGGGGCACCGACGCCCTGCTGGCCCGCCTGAACGGCAACCCTGCCGGTGTGCGCCGCGCCCGCTCCAACCTCGATATCTCGGCCCGCGCCTGCCGCACGTGGGTGCAAACCATGGCCCTCGACTTCGGCGGGCCAACCCTCGCCGGCGCCGAGGAACACGCCTACTGCGCCCTGTTGAACGAAGTCCGTGCCGCCGGGGCGCGGCTGGCCGGGGTGCGGCTGTACAGCCAGGCGCGTCCATCCCTCCAACCCGAGGCACCACTGCTGCGCGCCCTGCCCGACGACGAACTCGAGGCCCTGGGCCGCCGTATCGCCACGGCAACCGGACTCCAAGTGCGCGTCAGCGTCTGA
- a CDS encoding type II toxin-antitoxin system PemK/MazF family toxin, with amino-acid sequence MPIRRGEIYFVNLSPVQGREQAGDRPVLVVSVDAINRLPLVVTVVVGTKGENVARDYPTNVRVTAAESGLPMETVFLCFQIRSLDPRRFSAAPAGAVSGAVLDRVEDAVRHCLGL; translated from the coding sequence ATGCCCATCCGCCGCGGCGAGATCTACTTCGTCAACCTGAGCCCGGTGCAGGGGCGCGAGCAAGCTGGTGACCGCCCGGTGCTCGTCGTTTCCGTAGATGCCATCAACCGACTGCCCTTGGTTGTCACGGTCGTCGTTGGAACGAAAGGCGAGAATGTAGCCCGCGACTACCCGACGAATGTTCGTGTCACCGCCGCGGAGAGCGGGTTGCCGATGGAAACCGTATTCCTCTGTTTCCAGATCCGATCATTGGATCCGAGGCGCTTCTCGGCGGCGCCAGCCGGCGCAGTCAGTGGGGCGGTGCTCGATCGCGTCGAAGACGCGGTTCGACACTGTCTCGGTCTATAG
- a CDS encoding CRTAC1 family protein gives MRPARLALLFLLAIAAPARAEGPVPPPFVDGTEAAGLRFQHTFGADKLENVLMTTGSGVAMFDYDKDGWLDVFFVNGTFMDAEGRPRADKPTSHALFRNRGNGTFENVTAAAGLDAPSYGQGVATADFDGDGFVDIFVTNYGPNRLYRNRGNGTFEDVTQRSGTAGGDGWHAGAAFFDYDGDGDLDLYVSSYVKFKPSMAGVHSSTLSQRTGFRFFPGPRDYEPADDALFRNNGDGTFSDVSRSVGLAPGGKGLTVVASDFDNDGDQDVFVANDAAPNFLYRNDGGKFAEVATEGGVAYDPDGVETAAMGVDVADLDGDGLQDLYVTNMIFEFNNLYQNKGNMLFEDTTRALGLDQDNYRHVGWATRFADFNHDGRLDCFVANGHVVDYVEGFSQSITYPQQRMLFVGNGDGRFANVADKCGEVFKRKRVGRGAAFGDIDNDGDIDIVVSNSGQRAELLRNDLPANDRWMKIRLKGQRPNTDAIGARVAIRLGDRTTVTEVRYPGAYLSSSDPTIHLGLQPGIAEARVEVTWPSKKRSTHTARAAALTVIEEPQGTKPAS, from the coding sequence GTGCGACCGGCTCGGCTTGCGCTTCTCTTCTTGCTCGCGATCGCGGCGCCGGCGCGGGCGGAAGGTCCCGTCCCGCCGCCGTTCGTCGACGGGACGGAGGCGGCCGGCCTGCGCTTCCAGCACACCTTCGGCGCCGACAAGCTCGAAAACGTGCTGATGACCACCGGCAGCGGCGTGGCGATGTTCGACTACGACAAGGACGGCTGGCTCGACGTCTTCTTCGTCAACGGCACGTTCATGGATGCCGAAGGCCGTCCGCGCGCCGACAAGCCGACCTCGCACGCCCTGTTTCGCAACCGGGGCAACGGGACTTTCGAGAACGTCACCGCGGCTGCCGGCCTCGACGCGCCGTCGTACGGGCAGGGCGTCGCCACCGCCGACTTCGACGGCGACGGCTTCGTCGACATCTTCGTCACCAACTACGGGCCCAACCGGCTCTACCGCAACCGCGGCAACGGGACTTTCGAGGACGTCACCCAACGCTCCGGCACCGCCGGTGGCGACGGCTGGCACGCCGGCGCCGCGTTCTTCGACTACGACGGCGACGGCGACCTCGACCTTTACGTGTCGAGCTACGTGAAGTTCAAGCCGAGCATGGCCGGGGTCCACTCCTCCACGCTCTCCCAGCGCACCGGCTTCCGCTTTTTTCCGGGGCCGCGCGACTACGAGCCCGCTGACGATGCGCTGTTCCGCAACAACGGCGACGGCACCTTCAGCGACGTTTCTCGGAGTGTCGGACTGGCGCCCGGTGGCAAAGGCCTCACCGTGGTGGCGTCGGACTTCGACAACGACGGCGATCAGGACGTCTTCGTCGCCAACGACGCCGCACCCAACTTCCTCTACCGCAACGACGGCGGCAAGTTCGCCGAGGTCGCCACCGAGGGCGGCGTTGCCTACGACCCGGACGGCGTCGAGACGGCCGCCATGGGCGTCGACGTGGCCGACCTCGACGGCGACGGCCTGCAAGACCTCTATGTCACCAACATGATTTTCGAGTTCAACAACCTCTATCAAAACAAGGGCAACATGCTCTTCGAGGACACCACCCGCGCGCTCGGTCTCGATCAGGACAACTACCGCCACGTGGGCTGGGCGACGCGTTTCGCCGACTTCAACCACGACGGCCGTCTCGACTGCTTCGTCGCCAACGGCCACGTCGTCGACTACGTCGAGGGTTTTTCCCAGAGCATCACGTATCCGCAGCAGCGCATGCTTTTCGTCGGCAACGGCGACGGACGCTTTGCGAACGTTGCCGACAAGTGCGGCGAGGTCTTCAAGCGCAAGCGCGTTGGCCGGGGCGCCGCCTTCGGCGACATCGACAACGACGGCGACATCGACATTGTGGTGTCCAACTCCGGACAGCGCGCCGAGTTACTGCGTAACGATTTGCCCGCCAACGACCGCTGGATGAAGATCCGCCTGAAGGGTCAGCGGCCCAATACCGACGCCATCGGCGCGCGTGTGGCCATCCGCCTCGGCGATCGCACCACGGTTACGGAAGTGCGCTACCCCGGCGCTTACCTCAGCAGCAGCGATCCGACCATCCACCTTGGCCTCCAGCCGGGCATCGCCGAGGCGCGGGTCGAGGTCACCTGGCCGTCGAAGAAGCGCTCGACGCACACCGCGCGCGCGGCGGCCCTCACGGTCATCGAGGAGCCGCAGGGCACGAAGCCGGCGTCGTAG
- a CDS encoding CRTAC1 family protein, which yields MSWLRGGKGLSRTGKVWLAVWATLLGTVAVAVLAIRVETSRKTDLADPTEGVTAQFKGGANAAAPPIRFRDVAASAGIVMRHGPGPRGRTLPEDTGSGLAWGDYDGDGDWDLYVVNFPGPLHGPRDPQAKHHLFRNEDGKFTDVTDAAGVGDAGSFGMGATFADYDADGDADLYVTNYGPNRLFRNRGDGTFEDVAAAAGVADPLWSTCAAWGDFDRDGHLDLYVCNYVRYDDAGIGPEVTLPRGDTAYSVPFTLNPNSFDPVPNRLYRNRGDGTFEDVAERLGVTSPEGRSLNAVFADLDGDGWLDLYVNNDVSENKLFRNMIGDMGGKDLAPFADLSTMTGTADPRASMGLSVGEINEMGGGQPDGLPDLFLTHWVAQENAFYQSVITSGGDLEYRDKTRQYALGEVSLDMVGWGSALLDFDLDGWIDIAVANGSTLEHKQDPAQMIAEPIFLFWNDGKQWHDVAPAASEALTRRYWARGLAAADYDGDGKVDLAVSINRGQPLLLRNETETANRSLKVMLQGPPAACLGARVEVLVNGRRQYRWCGGDVTFLGMHAPELVFGLGTASGAEELRVRWADGKETVLANVPAGRVQATHPVASPDPRLARTD from the coding sequence ATGAGCTGGCTCCGCGGGGGCAAAGGCCTCAGCCGTACCGGAAAGGTGTGGCTCGCCGTGTGGGCCACGCTCCTCGGCACCGTCGCCGTCGCCGTGCTGGCGATCCGGGTGGAGACGAGTCGCAAGACCGACCTCGCCGATCCCACCGAGGGCGTAACGGCGCAATTTAAGGGGGGCGCCAACGCCGCGGCGCCACCGATCCGCTTTCGCGACGTGGCGGCATCCGCCGGTATCGTCATGCGCCACGGTCCGGGGCCGCGCGGCCGCACCCTGCCCGAAGACACCGGCTCCGGGCTCGCCTGGGGCGACTACGACGGTGACGGCGACTGGGACCTGTACGTCGTCAACTTCCCCGGACCGCTGCACGGACCGCGCGACCCGCAGGCGAAGCACCATCTGTTCCGCAACGAAGACGGCAAGTTTACCGACGTGACGGATGCGGCCGGTGTCGGCGACGCGGGCAGCTTCGGCATGGGCGCGACCTTCGCCGATTACGACGCGGACGGCGACGCCGATCTTTACGTAACCAACTACGGTCCGAATCGACTCTTCCGCAATCGCGGCGACGGCACGTTCGAGGATGTTGCCGCGGCGGCGGGTGTCGCCGATCCGCTCTGGTCCACTTGCGCCGCCTGGGGCGATTTCGACCGCGACGGTCATCTCGACCTCTACGTCTGCAACTACGTCCGTTACGACGACGCGGGCATCGGCCCCGAGGTCACGTTGCCCCGCGGCGACACCGCCTACTCGGTGCCGTTCACACTCAACCCCAACTCCTTCGATCCGGTTCCGAACCGCCTCTACCGCAACCGCGGCGACGGCACCTTCGAGGACGTCGCCGAACGCCTCGGCGTCACCAGCCCGGAGGGCCGCAGCCTTAACGCCGTGTTTGCGGACCTCGACGGCGACGGGTGGCTCGATCTCTACGTCAACAACGATGTCTCCGAGAACAAACTCTTCCGCAACATGATCGGCGACATGGGCGGTAAGGATCTCGCGCCGTTCGCGGACCTGTCGACGATGACCGGCACGGCAGACCCACGGGCCTCGATGGGCCTCTCGGTCGGCGAGATCAACGAAATGGGCGGCGGCCAGCCCGATGGACTTCCCGACCTGTTTCTCACCCACTGGGTGGCGCAGGAGAACGCCTTCTACCAGAGCGTCATCACCTCCGGCGGCGACCTCGAGTATCGCGACAAGACACGGCAGTACGCGCTCGGCGAGGTCTCGCTCGATATGGTCGGCTGGGGCAGCGCGCTGCTCGATTTCGACCTCGACGGATGGATCGACATCGCCGTCGCCAACGGCAGCACGCTGGAACATAAGCAGGACCCGGCGCAAATGATTGCCGAGCCGATCTTTCTGTTCTGGAACGACGGCAAACAGTGGCACGACGTCGCGCCGGCAGCCAGCGAGGCGTTGACGCGCCGTTACTGGGCACGCGGTCTGGCCGCCGCCGACTACGACGGCGACGGCAAGGTCGACCTGGCCGTGTCGATCAACCGTGGCCAGCCGCTGCTGCTGCGCAACGAGACAGAGACCGCGAACCGGTCGTTGAAAGTCATGCTCCAGGGTCCGCCGGCCGCGTGCCTCGGCGCCCGTGTCGAGGTGCTCGTTAACGGCCGCCGGCAGTACCGCTGGTGCGGCGGCGATGTCACCTTCCTCGGCATGCACGCCCCGGAGCTGGTGTTCGGCCTCGGGACCGCGTCAGGGGCCGAGGAACTGCGCGTGCGCTGGGCCGACGGTAAGGAAACCGTGCTGGCCAACGTCCCCGCCGGCCGCGTGCAGGCGACCCATCCGGTTGCGAGCCCCGACCCGCGCCTCGCGCGCACGGACTAG
- a CDS encoding nitrilase, with product MTTLRYGAAACQIDLPNPTRRDQIGERVSHMLATVQRTVEGYAPFLPVRLLVFPEFAHAAPAYPTAAELRRHLTVPVPNEHTERYAEAARALGVYIQTGTFLEEDPAWPHAVFNTTCLVGPEGLLTKYRKVNPWIPWEVNASPHDLEGYREELFPVASTPIGKLGVAICYDWIFPEVLRQLCANGAEVLIRVSAYMDPWGATAPMDWWTVVNRCRALENVAYVVAANQAASAANYPPFSWPGGSMIVDFDGRILAQADPGPGAKVVVAPIDIGALRHERSVRQGHHMLAHLRTEAYPVYRRSYYPPGLWTDERDLDVQKTTAAIVAAKDKLRCDSDS from the coding sequence ATGACGACCCTGCGTTACGGCGCGGCCGCCTGTCAGATCGATCTCCCGAATCCGACGCGGCGCGACCAGATCGGCGAGCGCGTCTCGCATATGCTGGCGACCGTTCAGCGCACCGTCGAAGGCTATGCACCCTTCCTTCCGGTGCGACTGCTCGTCTTCCCGGAGTTCGCTCATGCCGCACCGGCGTATCCGACCGCTGCCGAGTTGCGCCGTCACCTCACCGTCCCGGTACCCAACGAACACACGGAACGTTACGCGGAAGCGGCTCGCGCCCTCGGGGTTTACATTCAGACCGGAACTTTCCTGGAAGAGGATCCCGCCTGGCCGCACGCGGTGTTCAACACCACGTGTCTCGTTGGGCCGGAAGGACTGCTGACGAAGTACCGTAAGGTCAATCCGTGGATTCCGTGGGAGGTCAACGCCAGCCCGCACGACCTGGAAGGCTACCGCGAAGAGCTGTTCCCCGTGGCCTCGACGCCGATCGGCAAGCTGGGCGTTGCCATCTGCTACGACTGGATCTTTCCGGAAGTGCTGCGCCAGCTTTGCGCCAACGGGGCGGAAGTGCTCATCCGCGTCTCGGCCTACATGGATCCCTGGGGCGCCACCGCGCCGATGGACTGGTGGACGGTGGTAAATCGCTGCCGTGCGCTCGAGAACGTCGCCTACGTCGTCGCGGCGAACCAGGCTGCGAGCGCCGCGAACTATCCGCCGTTCTCCTGGCCGGGCGGCAGCATGATCGTCGACTTCGACGGCCGCATCCTCGCGCAGGCCGACCCCGGACCGGGTGCGAAGGTGGTCGTCGCGCCGATCGACATCGGTGCGTTGCGCCACGAGCGCTCGGTGCGACAGGGCCATCACATGCTCGCCCACCTCCGCACCGAGGCCTACCCGGTCTATCGGCGCAGTTACTACCCGCCGGGCCTCTGGACCGACGAGCGCGATCTCGATGTACAGAAGACCACCGCGGCGATCGTGGCGGCCAAGGACAAACTCCGATGCGACAGCGATTCCTGA